A window from Bubalus kerabau isolate K-KA32 ecotype Philippines breed swamp buffalo chromosome 5, PCC_UOA_SB_1v2, whole genome shotgun sequence encodes these proteins:
- the MDM4 gene encoding protein Mdm4 isoform X3: MTSLSTSAPCSASDSACRISPEQTNQVRPKLPLLKILQAAGAQGEMFTVKEVMHYLGQYIMVKQLYDQQEQHMVYCGGDLLGELLGRQSFSVKDPSPLYDMLRKNLVTLATAATVRPKRLCSHTEM; this comes from the exons ATGACATCACTTTCCACCTCTGCCCCGTGTTCAGCATCTGACAGTGCTTGCAGGATCTCTCCAGAACAAACCAATCAG GTACGACCAAAACTGCCTCTTCTGAAGATTCTGCAAGCAGCAGGTGCACAAGGTGAAATGTTCACTGTTAAAGAG GTCATGCATTATCTAGGCCAGTATATCATGGTGAAGCAGCTTTATGATCAGCAGGAGCAGCATATGGTATATTGTGGTGGAGATCTTTTGGGAGAACTACTAGGTCGTCAGAGCTTCTCTGTGAAAGATCCAAG CCCTCTCTATGATATGCTAAGAAAGAATCTTGTCACATTAGCTACTGCTGCTACAG TGAGACCAAAGAGACTCTGCTCTCATACTGAAATGTAA
- the MDM4 gene encoding protein Mdm4 isoform X1, translated as MTSLSTSAPCSASDSACRISPEQTNQVRPKLPLLKILQAAGAQGEMFTVKEVMHYLGQYIMVKQLYDQQEQHMVYCGGDLLGELLGRQSFSVKDPSPLYDMLRKNLVTLATAATDAAQTLAIAQEHSMDIPSQDHLKQSVEESSNSRKRTEEGNIPTLPTSQYKCKNSREDEDLVANLTQEETSRLDLGFEEWDVAGLPWWFLGNLRNNYTPRSNGSTDLQTNQDIGTAIVSDTTDDLWFLNESVSEQFGVGKKVEAADPEQTSEEVGKLMDKKVTEVGKNDDLEDPKSISDDTDIEVTSEDEWQCTECKKFNSPSKRYCFRCWALRKDWYSDCSRLTHSLSTSDITAIPEKQESEGVDVPDCRRTVSAPVVRPKDTYIKEESSKHFDPCNSVEFLDLAHSSESQETISSMGEQSDNLFEQRKDTENMENCQNLLKPCSLCEKRPRNGNIIHGRTGHLVTCFHCARRLKKAGASCPICKKEIQLVIKVFVA; from the exons ATGACATCACTTTCCACCTCTGCCCCGTGTTCAGCATCTGACAGTGCTTGCAGGATCTCTCCAGAACAAACCAATCAG GTACGACCAAAACTGCCTCTTCTGAAGATTCTGCAAGCAGCAGGTGCACAAGGTGAAATGTTCACTGTTAAAGAG GTCATGCATTATCTAGGCCAGTATATCATGGTGAAGCAGCTTTATGATCAGCAGGAGCAGCATATGGTATATTGTGGTGGAGATCTTTTGGGAGAACTACTAGGTCGTCAGAGCTTCTCTGTGAAAGATCCAAG CCCTCTCTATGATATGCTAAGAAAGAATCTTGTCACATTAGCTACTGCTGCTACAG ATGCTGCTCAGACTCTCGCTATCGCACAGGAGCACAGTATGGATATTCCAAGTCAAGACCACCTGAAG CAAAGTGTAGAGGAAAGTTCCAATTCcaggaaaagaactgaagaagGCAATATTCCCACGCTGCCTACCTCACAgtataaatgcaaaaattctaGAGAAG ATGAAGACTTGGTAGCAAATTTAACTCAAGAAGAGACGTCAAGACTGGACCTCGGGTTTGAGGAGTGGGATGTAGCTGGCTTGCCTTGGTGGTTTTTAGGAAACTTGAGAAATAACTATACACCTAGAAGTAATGGCTCAACTGATTTACAGACAAATCAG GATATAGGTACTGCCATTGTTTCAGACACCACGGACGACTTGTGGTTCTTGAATGAGTCAGTGTCGGAGCAGTTTGGTGTTGGGAAAAAAGTCGAAGCTGCTGATCCTGAGCAAACAAGTGAAGAAGTAGGGAAATTGATGGACAAAAAG GTGACTGAAGTGGGAAAAAATGATGACCTTGAGGACCCTAAATCCATAAGTGACGATACTGATATAGAAGTTACCTCTGAG GATGAGTGGCAGTGTACTGAGTGCAAGAAATTTAACTCTCCAAGCAAGAGGTACTGTTTTCGTTGCTGGGCCTTGAGAAAGGATTGGTATTCAGATTGTTCTAGGTTAACCCATTCTCTCTCCACGTCTGATATCACTGCCATACCTGAAAAGCAAGAAAGTGAAGGAGTTGATGTCCCTGACTGCAGAAGAACTGTATCAGCTCCAGTTGTTAGACCTAAAGATACATACATAAAGGAAGAAAGCTCGAAACATTTTGATCCTTGCAACTCGGTGGAATTCTTGGATTTGGCTCATAGTTCCGAAAGCCAGGAGACCATATCAAGCATGGGAGAACAATCAGATAACCTTTTTGAACAGagaaaagatacagaaaacaTGGAGAATTGCCAGAATCTTTTGAAGCCATGTAGTCTGTGTGAGAAAAGACCACGAAACGGGAACATTATTCATGGGAGGACAGGCCATCTTGTCACTTGTTTTCATTGTGCCAGAAGACTAAAGAAGGCTGGGGCTTCTTGTCCTATTTGCAAGAAAGAGATTCAGTTGGTTATTAAGGTTTTTGTAGCATAG
- the MDM4 gene encoding protein Mdm4 isoform X2, producing MTSLSTSAPCSASDSACRISPEQTNQVRPKLPLLKILQAAGAQGEMFTVKEVMHYLGQYIMVKQLYDQQEQHMVYCGGDLLGELLGRQSFSVKDPSPLYDMLRKNLVTLATAATEFNMLYIKWTLL from the exons ATGACATCACTTTCCACCTCTGCCCCGTGTTCAGCATCTGACAGTGCTTGCAGGATCTCTCCAGAACAAACCAATCAG GTACGACCAAAACTGCCTCTTCTGAAGATTCTGCAAGCAGCAGGTGCACAAGGTGAAATGTTCACTGTTAAAGAG GTCATGCATTATCTAGGCCAGTATATCATGGTGAAGCAGCTTTATGATCAGCAGGAGCAGCATATGGTATATTGTGGTGGAGATCTTTTGGGAGAACTACTAGGTCGTCAGAGCTTCTCTGTGAAAGATCCAAG CCCTCTCTATGATATGCTAAGAAAGAATCTTGTCACATTAGCTACTGCTGCTACAG AATTTAACATGCTGTATATTAAATGGACTCTCCTCTAA